TCCAGTTTACGGCAGCCTGTCCGTTCGCGCGCGGCGCGGACTTTGCGGCGGCGGCCGCGACTTCACCCGCAAGCGCATCCGTAACGGCCATACCGTCCGTTTCAACGAGCAACGACAGCCCCTTATGCGCAAGCACCGCTTCTATAAAGCGGAGGAATTCGGGATGCGCCAGCGGTTCACCCCAGGCCGACAGCGCTACCACGGCTTCACCCGATAAATCCGCCATTCGGGACGCGAGTTCCGAAAACTGCCGGATATCCATAAAACAGCGCGGATTCAGCGCGGCGGCTTCGGCGGGATCGTGCCCGAATTTTGCACGGTACGCCGACGGATACGGGCAATACGTACACGTACCGGGACACACGGACGAAATCTGAACGTTGTAAAACGACGGCACCGTGCGAAGCACGGCGGAACTGAACACGGCCTTCGCCGCCAATTCGTCTGCGGAAAGCCGGTGCGCGTCCCCGGCGCCGCACGAGGTAAGCTCGAACAGGCGGCGGCACGCCGTGAGTCCCGCCTTCGACGTGCACGCGAAATCCAAACGGTACTGCCGCATGTCCTCGTCGGAAACGAGCGTTTCTATTTCAAAAGAATTGATATCGCCTTTCATCAGCTCGAAAAACACGTCGCGCGTTACCGGAGACGCATTCGCTGCCGGAGACGCATTCGTTACCGGAGCGGCATTCGCTGCCGGAGACGATTTTTTTTCGGCAAGAGCCGCCAGAATCGCCACCGTTCCCGTATCTATCACGCACGGCGCAAAGCCTTCGGGCCAGCCGTCGGCAAACGTATACTCCGCAGCCGAACGGACGTGCAGCGCGAACACGCGTGCGGTCAGCGCTTCGTCGTAGAACGGACAGGCACCGCGGGCATGAACAACAGCGTCAAAACCGGCCGCACGGCGGTTCAGTTCCGCAATGAACGGAGCCGTTTCCGCAAAATCGCCCGCCGCGACGGCAACCGGTACGGGAAGCTGCTTTGAAGCGAGCGCATCCCGGACGGACCGCTCGTATCCGGACGGCACGAATACGACGGCCGCACCGACCGTTCCGCACGAACCGGCGGAAACGACCGCCGCTATCCAGGACAGTACGCGCTCAAACGCGGAAGCTCCGCCGAACACCGGCTCGAATGCGTATCCGGCTGCATCGCCGGCATATACAGAAATGAGTGTTTTCATACGTTATCAGTATCGGCAAAAAAAACAAATATGTGATATAATAAAATCCATGAATATCCAGATACCGTGGTGGAAAGAACGCGTAGTATATCAGATTTATCCGCGGAGTTTTTGCGATTCCGACGACGACGGTGTCGGCGACATACCGGGCATCATTTCAAAGCTCGACTATCTCGCCGCGCTCGGCGTCGGCATTCTCTGGCTTTCTCCGGTATACCGCTCGCCCAACGACGACAACGGGTACGATATCAGCGGTTATCGGGACATTCAAAGTGAATTCGGCACGATGGACGACATGAAGCGGCTCGTTTCCGAAGCGGAAAAACGCGGTATCAAGATCATAATGGATTTGGTCATCAACCACACGTCGGACGAGCATCCGTGGTTTACCGAAAGCCGGAAAAGCGTGCGCAATCCGTACCGGCAGTATTACATCTGGCGTCCGGGAAAAACCGGCAAACACGGCGAAAAACTGCCGCCGAACAACTGGACCGGATTTTTTACCGGTCCGGCGTGGGAATACGACGCGCACACGGACGAATATTATCTGCATCTGTTTTCAAAAAAACAGCCCGATCTGAACTTTCACAATCCGGACGTTATCGCGGCGGTCAAAGATATCATGCGATTTTGGCTTGATTTGGGAATCGGCGGATTCAGATGCGACGTGATAAATCTCATTTTTAAAACGTCCCTCGCCGACGGTAAAAAACGGATTGCGCTCACCGGCTGCGAACACTATCATTCGCAGCGCGGCTGCCACGAGATTCTTGCCGAACTGCGCCGCGACGTGCTGTCCGAATACGACTGCTTCACCGTCGGTGAAACGGTACTGGTAACGCCCAAACAGGCGCGCGATCTGTGCCGGACGGACGGGAACGGCTCGCCGCTTGAGCTCGACATGGTGTTCTCGTTTGAACATATGGAATGCGATCAGATACACAACAAATGGTTCAAAACGCCGTTCAGACCGAAAGCGTTCATGCGGACGCTGATAAAATGGCAGCGGGAACTAGAATGGAACGCATTGTACTTTGAAAATCACGATCAGCCGCGTTCCGTTTCACGTTTCGGCAGCGCCCGCTACCGCACGGAATCGGCGAAACTGCTCGCGGTACTGCTGTTCACGCTCCGCGGAACGCCGTTCGTATACGAAGGGCAGGAACTCGGCATGGAAAACGGCGATTTTACGTCGATGAGCGATATCCGCGACATCGAATCGCACAATATCTGGAAACTGACGGAAAAGCTGCACTTCCCCGCCGCCGTCAGATGGAAGATGATCCGGCAAACGGGCCGCGACAACGCGAGGACGCCGATGCAGTGGAGCGCGGCGGAAAACGCGGGATTTTCGCCGAACGGGCGTACCGTGCCGTGGCTCAAAGTGAACGCAAATAAAACGACCGTCAACGTTGAAACGGAAAGCGCCGACCCCGATTCGGTGCTGAATTGGTATAAAAAACTGATAAATCTGCGCAAAAAAACGCCGGAACTGACGGCGGGCGAATTCAATCCGCTATACGAAAGCGGCAGCGTATTCGCGTTCGAGCGGGTTTCGGAAGAATCCGACGCAAAGCGGCGCGCGCTGATAGTTCTCAATTTCGGTAAAAAAAGACGCAGGCTTCCGGCGGTACTTGCAGCGCGCATCGGTTCCATGCATAACGCGAAAACGCTTTGTTCCGTCAGCGGAACTGATTATACGCCGGACGCATCGCAGCCGCACGTGCCGCAGTTGCACGTGCCGCAGTTGCACGTGCCGCAAACCGGCGAAAGTTCCGGCCGCCCGAACCGCTCGCACCGCACGCACGCAAAACTTCCGCCGTACGAAGCGTTTATTATAGAAGAAAAAAAAGGCGGCACACTATGAGCGTTCCGCAACTGTTCGCACAAACGTTCCGCGACAAAACGTTTTCAGTTTCCGAATTGACCGGCATTATCAAGGAAATGCTTGAAGGTTCGTTTCCGTTCGTACATATCGAAGGCGAAATATCGAACTGCCGGCCGGCGAGTACCGGACATTTGTATTTTACGCTCAAAGACGCGGGTGCGGCGATTTCCGCCGTCATGTTCAAGGGAAAAATGAAATCGCTGACGTTCGCGCCGGCGGACGGAACGCTGGTCAGGGTAAAAGGTTCGATTTCGGTATACGCGCTGCGCGGAAATTACCAAATCGTCGTCGAATCCATGGAACTTGCCGGAACCGGCAACATTCTGCAAATGCTTGAAGAGCGTAAACGCAGACTCGCAGCCGAAGGATTGTTCGATTCCCGGCGGAAACGGCCGCTGCCGTTTTTTCCGCAGACGATCGGCGTCGTAACCAGCCCCACCGGAGCCGCGCTCCGCGATATTTTGCAAATCACCCGGCGGCGCAACCCGAAAGTGTCGGTTACCGTACTGCCGTGCGCGGTGCAAGGTTCCGACGCGGCGCAGGCGATCGTCCGAATGATCGAAACGGCAAACGCCTACCGGCTGGCAGACGTGCTCATCGTCGGGCGCGGCGGCGGTTCGTTGGAAGACCTTTTGCCGTTCAGCGAAGAATCCGTCGTACGGGCGGTGGCCGCGTCGGAAATTCCGATCGTTTCGGCCGTCGGTCACGAAATAGACTGGGCGCTGTCCGACTTTGCCGCCGACGTTCGAGCGCCGACTCCTTCCGCCGCTGCGGAATTGGTTACGCCGCTGCTGACCGACTTGTACGCGGGTATTGACCGGATAAAACGGGACGTTTATCATACGGTAGAAACAAGGCTTGAGCGGATGCGGCTGCTGGTGCGCTCGTTCACGCCC
This sequence is a window from Treponema brennaborense DSM 12168. Protein-coding genes within it:
- the xseA gene encoding exodeoxyribonuclease VII large subunit, encoding MSVPQLFAQTFRDKTFSVSELTGIIKEMLEGSFPFVHIEGEISNCRPASTGHLYFTLKDAGAAISAVMFKGKMKSLTFAPADGTLVRVKGSISVYALRGNYQIVVESMELAGTGNILQMLEERKRRLAAEGLFDSRRKRPLPFFPQTIGVVTSPTGAALRDILQITRRRNPKVSVTVLPCAVQGSDAAQAIVRMIETANAYRLADVLIVGRGGGSLEDLLPFSEESVVRAVAASEIPIVSAVGHEIDWALSDFAADVRAPTPSAAAELVTPLLTDLYAGIDRIKRDVYHTVETRLERMRLLVRSFTPESLELRFRTIEQPLLADFDDAKEALLGNMQCKCDELRRRITAAVRDLEGANPSAILARGYSMVRNPHTGAVVRSPADTAIGQTLEIIPASGRITVSVTGAE
- a CDS encoding spiro-SPASM protein encodes the protein MKTLISVYAGDAAGYAFEPVFGGASAFERVLSWIAAVVSAGSCGTVGAAVVFVPSGYERSVRDALASKQLPVPVAVAAGDFAETAPFIAELNRRAAGFDAVVHARGACPFYDEALTARVFALHVRSAAEYTFADGWPEGFAPCVIDTGTVAILAALAEKKSSPAANAAPVTNASPAANASPVTRDVFFELMKGDINSFEIETLVSDEDMRQYRLDFACTSKAGLTACRRLFELTSCGAGDAHRLSADELAAKAVFSSAVLRTVPSFYNVQISSVCPGTCTYCPYPSAYRAKFGHDPAEAAALNPRCFMDIRQFSELASRMADLSGEAVVALSAWGEPLAHPEFLRFIEAVLAHKGLSLLVETDGMAVTDALAGEVAAAAAKSAPRANGQAAVNWIVSLDAADESMYAAMRGAGTRTMPVRYGKALDAVSVLERYFPRSVYAQFVRTTVNEAQLETFYRGRKESGGLIIQKYDDFAGTLRNLKVADLSPLVRNPCWHQRRDMVILADGSVPMCREYLFDGICGNVFADSLENVWNRGKDMVYTDKCKACDEYYTFNF
- a CDS encoding alpha-glucosidase; protein product: MNIQIPWWKERVVYQIYPRSFCDSDDDGVGDIPGIISKLDYLAALGVGILWLSPVYRSPNDDNGYDISGYRDIQSEFGTMDDMKRLVSEAEKRGIKIIMDLVINHTSDEHPWFTESRKSVRNPYRQYYIWRPGKTGKHGEKLPPNNWTGFFTGPAWEYDAHTDEYYLHLFSKKQPDLNFHNPDVIAAVKDIMRFWLDLGIGGFRCDVINLIFKTSLADGKKRIALTGCEHYHSQRGCHEILAELRRDVLSEYDCFTVGETVLVTPKQARDLCRTDGNGSPLELDMVFSFEHMECDQIHNKWFKTPFRPKAFMRTLIKWQRELEWNALYFENHDQPRSVSRFGSARYRTESAKLLAVLLFTLRGTPFVYEGQELGMENGDFTSMSDIRDIESHNIWKLTEKLHFPAAVRWKMIRQTGRDNARTPMQWSAAENAGFSPNGRTVPWLKVNANKTTVNVETESADPDSVLNWYKKLINLRKKTPELTAGEFNPLYESGSVFAFERVSEESDAKRRALIVLNFGKKRRRLPAVLAARIGSMHNAKTLCSVSGTDYTPDASQPHVPQLHVPQLHVPQTGESSGRPNRSHRTHAKLPPYEAFIIEEKKGGTL